One Nocardia iowensis DNA window includes the following coding sequences:
- a CDS encoding helix-turn-helix domain-containing protein has protein sequence MGYRSRSRHLERGQPADRPGPRAAPRDRRRPRRERPLERRHPARLPHRRAHRHRSRHRHPHGPGPLATPAQRHLLQGLAAYLAAASANTAAEHLHPQTLRYRLRRAVELTGRDPAIPGNASPSTLPAPSPPPSAATPVRTAGRARDPCGRSDHASSDFISPRHRLMKLLAVWRG, from the coding sequence GTGGGTTACCGTTCGCGTTCTCGACATCTGGAACGAGGACAGCCCGCTGACAGACCGGGACCGCGAGCGGCTCCGCGCGATCGGCGCCGCCCACGCCGAGAGCGGCCGCTCGAACGCCGCCATCCTGCGCGCCTACCGCATCGCCGCGCTCACCGTCACCGATCCCGACACCGTCACCCGCACGGTCCTGGACCCCTCGCCACCCCCGCCCAGCGCCATCTACTCCAAGGACTGGCCGCCTACCTGGCCGCCGCCTCGGCCAACACCGCCGCCGAACACCTGCACCCCCAAACGCTGCGCTACCGACTGCGCCGCGCCGTTGAACTCACCGGCCGCGATCCCGCGATCCCTGGCAACGCCTCACCCTCGACATTGCCTGCGCCGTCGCCGCCCCCTTCCGCGGCGACCCCTGTCCGGACGGCGGGGAGAGCTCGCGATCCATGCGGTCGAAGTGACCACGCCTCGTCCGATTTCATCTCACCTCGTCATCGGTTGATGAAGTTGCTTGCAGTTTGGCGTGGATGA
- a CDS encoding cytochrome c oxidase assembly protein — protein MSSAQDPSASPDLAVTRSAATYAVVIALAGAIAAVVAALVVALSAAQALSLLGIPDPGSLTTYGLPAVRALADLSAALTVGSLLFAAFLVPPQSNGLLDVGGYRAVRRASNFALIWACCAALLIPLTVSDTTGQPVSDTLRPDALWRAIDQIELAGAWRTTVVFALIVAVGARLALRWGWTPVLFGASVVTMMPLALTGHSSSGGAHDVATNSLILHLVSAAVWVGGLFALLAHARRGGAHTDLAARRFSVTATIAFVTIGASGVINSWVRVPWDELFTSTYGKLVLAKAGALVILGFIGYTQRRAALPALAANPKDRAVLIRFAGVEVLVFAATIGLAVGLGRTPPPPPTSIPTPAEVELGYNLAGPPTVARLLFDWRFDLIFGTLSIVLAVLYLLGVRRLRARGDAWPVGRTIAWLSGCLVLLIATSSGVGRYSPAMFSVHMGAHMALSMLAPILFALGGAVTLALRALPPAGRTGAPGPREWILAAVHNPVSRFLTHPIVASAIFVGGFYALYLGGIFDTYADSHAAHLMMNAHFLLSGYLFYWVVIGIDPKPRRVEPLTKLGMVFGSLPFHAFFGIALMSMTTVLGGWFYRGLGLGWNGDLLGDQRTGGSLAWASGEVPLVVVMLALLIQWSRSDRRLAQRTDRAADRDHDAALAAHNAMFAELAQRDRGERK, from the coding sequence ATGTCGTCAGCGCAGGACCCGTCTGCTTCACCTGATCTGGCGGTCACTCGGTCGGCGGCGACATACGCGGTGGTGATCGCCCTGGCCGGGGCGATCGCGGCGGTGGTTGCCGCGCTGGTGGTCGCGTTGTCCGCGGCGCAGGCGTTGAGTTTGCTCGGTATTCCGGATCCCGGTTCGCTGACCACGTACGGCTTGCCCGCGGTGCGTGCGCTCGCCGATCTGTCGGCGGCGCTGACGGTCGGTTCGCTGTTGTTCGCCGCCTTCCTGGTGCCGCCGCAATCCAACGGCCTGCTGGACGTCGGCGGGTATCGCGCCGTTCGCCGCGCCTCCAACTTCGCCCTCATCTGGGCGTGTTGCGCGGCGCTGCTCATCCCACTGACCGTGTCCGATACCACGGGCCAGCCGGTCAGTGACACCTTGCGCCCGGATGCCCTGTGGCGCGCCATCGATCAGATCGAGCTGGCCGGTGCCTGGCGCACCACGGTGGTCTTCGCGTTGATCGTCGCGGTCGGTGCCCGGCTGGCCTTGCGCTGGGGCTGGACCCCGGTGCTGTTCGGCGCGTCCGTCGTGACGATGATGCCGCTCGCGCTGACCGGCCACTCGTCCTCGGGTGGCGCGCACGACGTCGCCACCAACAGCTTGATCCTGCACCTGGTTTCGGCCGCGGTCTGGGTCGGCGGCCTGTTCGCGCTGCTGGCGCACGCGCGCCGTGGCGGCGCGCACACCGACCTCGCCGCGCGGCGTTTCTCGGTGACCGCCACCATCGCCTTCGTCACCATCGGCGCCAGTGGGGTGATCAACTCGTGGGTCCGGGTGCCGTGGGACGAGCTGTTCACCTCCACCTACGGCAAGCTGGTGCTGGCCAAGGCGGGCGCGCTGGTGATCCTCGGCTTCATCGGCTACACCCAGCGCCGCGCCGCGCTGCCCGCACTCGCCGCGAACCCGAAGGACCGTGCCGTGCTGATCCGATTCGCCGGGGTCGAGGTGCTGGTCTTCGCGGCAACCATAGGTCTCGCGGTCGGTCTCGGCCGCACCCCGCCGCCGCCACCGACCTCCATACCGACACCGGCCGAGGTCGAACTCGGCTACAACCTGGCCGGGCCGCCGACCGTCGCCCGGCTGCTGTTCGACTGGCGCTTCGACCTGATCTTCGGAACGCTGTCGATCGTGCTCGCGGTGCTGTATCTGCTTGGCGTGCGCAGGCTTCGGGCGCGCGGTGACGCGTGGCCGGTCGGGCGGACCATCGCCTGGCTGTCCGGCTGTCTGGTGCTGCTGATCGCCACCTCGTCCGGAGTCGGCCGGTATTCGCCCGCGATGTTCAGCGTGCATATGGGAGCGCACATGGCGCTGTCCATGCTGGCGCCGATCCTGTTCGCGCTGGGCGGTGCGGTGACGCTGGCGTTGCGGGCGCTGCCGCCTGCCGGGCGCACCGGCGCGCCGGGACCGCGCGAGTGGATTCTGGCGGCGGTGCACAATCCGGTGTCGCGCTTCCTGACCCATCCGATCGTGGCGTCGGCCATCTTCGTCGGCGGGTTCTACGCGCTGTACCTCGGCGGGATCTTCGACACGTACGCGGATTCCCATGCGGCGCACCTGATGATGAACGCACACTTCCTGCTCAGCGGCTATCTGTTCTACTGGGTCGTCATCGGCATCGACCCCAAGCCGCGTCGGGTGGAACCGTTGACCAAGCTGGGCATGGTGTTCGGTTCGCTGCCCTTCCACGCCTTCTTCGGTATCGCGCTGATGAGCATGACCACGGTTCTCGGCGGCTGGTTCTACCGTGGCCTCGGCCTCGGCTGGAACGGCGACCTGCTCGGCGACCAGCGCACCGGCGGTAGCCTGGCCTGGGCGAGCGGTGAGGTGCCGTTGGTGGTGGTGATGCTTGCCCTGCTCATCCAATGGTCGCGTAGCGATCGGCGGCTGGCACAGCGCACCGATCGGGCCGCGGACCGCGACCACGATGCCGCTCTCGCCGCGCACAACGCGATGTTCGCGGAACTGGCTCAACGTGACCGAGGGGAACGCAAGTGA
- a CDS encoding SDR family NAD(P)-dependent oxidoreductase produces MTDRSEEDWDIGIETRERAILVTGSSGGIGRAIATAFAENGDRIAIHYRGNRDAAEQLRKQLPGDGHLLVQADLTDPDAVHAIVDQVVDAFGGIDVLVNNAGHAAPHPILETDYEQWHTAWRTIIDLNVVATANVTWCAVRHMATGARIVNMSSVGAFSGTEPPAYGASKGALNSLTYILARDLGHRGISVTGVAPGWVETDLTAPVLDSPRGDELRAQSPFGRVGRPDEVAAAVLYLASPQAEWASGAVLDLNGAFLFRS; encoded by the coding sequence ATGACCGATCGTTCCGAAGAGGACTGGGACATAGGTATCGAGACTCGGGAGCGGGCGATCCTCGTAACGGGATCGAGCGGGGGAATCGGGCGGGCGATCGCGACCGCCTTCGCCGAGAACGGCGACCGGATTGCCATCCACTACCGAGGCAATCGTGACGCCGCCGAACAGCTCCGCAAACAGCTGCCCGGAGACGGTCACCTCCTGGTACAAGCCGATCTGACGGACCCGGACGCCGTGCACGCCATTGTCGACCAGGTCGTCGACGCGTTCGGCGGAATCGATGTGCTGGTCAACAACGCCGGACACGCGGCACCGCATCCCATCTTGGAGACCGATTACGAGCAATGGCATACGGCGTGGCGCACGATCATCGATCTCAACGTCGTTGCCACCGCGAATGTCACCTGGTGCGCGGTGCGACACATGGCCACCGGCGCGCGGATCGTCAATATGTCCTCCGTCGGCGCATTCTCCGGCACGGAGCCTCCCGCCTACGGGGCGAGCAAGGGCGCGCTGAATTCCCTGACCTACATATTGGCCCGCGACCTCGGCCACCGCGGCATCAGCGTCACCGGGGTGGCGCCAGGTTGGGTGGAGACGGATTTGACCGCCCCGGTCCTCGATTCGCCTCGAGGCGACGAGTTGCGTGCGCAAAGCCCCTTCGGGCGGGTGGGTCGACCCGACGAGGTCGCGGCCGCCGTGCTGTATCTGGCCTCGCCGCAAGCAGAGTGGGCCAGCGGCGCCGTGCTCGACCTCAACGGCGCTTTTCTTTTCCGGAGTTGA
- the ettA gene encoding energy-dependent translational throttle protein EttA translates to MAEYIYTMKKVRKAHGDKVVLDDVTLNFLPGAKIGVVGPNGAGKSSVLKIMAGLDQPNNGDAFLANGATVGILLQEPPLNEEKTVRGNVEEGLGEVKVKLDRFNEIAELMATDYSDELMDEMGKLQEYLDHADAWDVDSQLEQAMDALRCPPPEEPVTNLSGGERRRVALCKLLLSKPDLLLLDEPTNHLDAESVLWLEQHLAAYAGAVLAVTHDRYFLDNVAEWILELDRGRAYPYEGNYSTYLEKKAQRLEVQGKKDQKLQKRLKDELAWVRSGAKARQAKNKARLGRYEEMAAEADKHRKLDFEEIQIPAGPRLGNVVVEVQNLDKGFGDRQLIKDLSFTLPRNGIVGVIGPNGVGKTTLFKTIVGLEEPDSGIVRVGETVKLSYVDQNRAGIDPKKNVWQVVSEGLDFIQVGNQEMPSRAYVSAFGFKGPDQQKPAGVLSGGERNRLNLALTLKQGGNLILLDEPTNDLDVETLGSLENALEQFPGCAVVISHDRWFLDRTCTHILAWEGDSDNDAKWFWFEGNFEAYEANKIERLGPEAARPHRVTHRKLTRD, encoded by the coding sequence ATGGCTGAGTACATCTACACGATGAAGAAGGTTCGCAAGGCGCACGGTGACAAAGTCGTACTCGACGATGTCACCTTGAACTTTCTTCCCGGCGCCAAGATCGGTGTCGTCGGCCCCAACGGCGCCGGTAAATCCAGCGTGCTGAAGATCATGGCCGGATTGGACCAGCCGAACAACGGCGACGCCTTTCTCGCGAACGGCGCGACGGTTGGCATCCTGCTGCAGGAGCCGCCGCTGAACGAGGAGAAGACCGTCCGCGGCAATGTCGAGGAGGGCCTCGGCGAGGTCAAGGTGAAGCTGGATCGCTTCAACGAGATCGCCGAGCTGATGGCCACCGACTACTCCGACGAGCTCATGGACGAGATGGGCAAGTTGCAGGAGTACCTGGACCACGCCGACGCGTGGGACGTCGACTCCCAGCTGGAGCAGGCCATGGACGCGCTGCGCTGTCCGCCGCCGGAGGAGCCGGTCACCAACCTCTCCGGTGGTGAGCGCCGCCGCGTCGCGCTGTGCAAGCTGCTGCTGAGCAAGCCCGACCTGCTGCTGCTCGACGAGCCGACCAACCACCTCGACGCCGAGAGCGTGCTCTGGCTCGAACAGCACCTGGCCGCGTACGCCGGCGCCGTGCTCGCCGTCACCCACGACCGGTACTTCCTCGACAATGTCGCCGAGTGGATCCTCGAACTCGACCGCGGCCGCGCCTACCCGTACGAGGGCAACTACTCCACCTACCTGGAGAAGAAGGCCCAGCGGCTCGAGGTCCAGGGCAAGAAGGACCAGAAGCTGCAGAAGCGGCTCAAGGACGAACTCGCCTGGGTGCGCTCGGGCGCCAAGGCCCGCCAGGCCAAGAACAAGGCCCGCCTCGGCCGGTACGAGGAGATGGCGGCCGAGGCCGACAAGCACAGGAAGTTGGACTTCGAGGAGATCCAGATCCCGGCCGGTCCGCGCCTGGGCAACGTGGTGGTCGAGGTGCAGAACCTGGACAAGGGCTTCGGCGACCGCCAGCTCATCAAGGATCTGTCTTTCACCTTGCCGCGCAACGGCATTGTCGGCGTCATCGGCCCGAACGGTGTCGGTAAGACCACGCTGTTCAAGACCATTGTCGGGCTGGAGGAGCCGGACAGCGGCATCGTGCGGGTCGGTGAGACGGTCAAACTGAGCTACGTCGACCAGAACCGGGCAGGCATCGACCCGAAGAAGAATGTCTGGCAGGTCGTCTCCGAAGGCCTCGACTTCATTCAGGTCGGCAACCAGGAAATGCCGTCGCGCGCCTACGTCAGCGCGTTCGGCTTCAAGGGCCCGGATCAGCAGAAGCCGGCCGGTGTGCTCTCCGGTGGTGAGCGGAACCGGCTGAACCTGGCGCTCACCCTCAAGCAGGGTGGCAACCTGATCCTGCTCGACGAGCCGACCAACGACCTCGACGTGGAAACCCTCGGTTCGCTGGAGAACGCGCTCGAACAGTTCCCCGGCTGCGCCGTCGTCATTTCGCACGATCGCTGGTTCCTCGACCGCACCTGCACCCACATCCTGGCATGGGAGGGCGACTCCGACAATGACGCCAAGTGGTTCTGGTTCGAGGGCAACTTCGAGGCGTACGAGGCCAACAAGATCGAGCGCCTCGGCCCGGAAGCGGCCCGCCCGCACCGGGTTACGCACCGCAAGCTGACCCGCGACTGA
- a CDS encoding serine/threonine dehydratase: MVFSEHRPIDRIYRSDVRAARRRLAGLIRKTPVFHTSVAGPSGPVPVTLKLEYLQFGGTFKVRGSLNALLDGAAGTDQVVIASGGNAGIAAALAAAQLGKSCTVVVPESAPHTKVAAMWSHGAEVLWHGTTYAEALDYANELAEERDALQLHAYDLPAIVAGAGVLGLEIEEQVRGRPPVLAAVGGGGLIAGIAAAIGRRQQVIGVEPEGIPTLRAALTANRPVEVAVSSIAAETLGATRIGDIAMDIARRYAVCSLLVTDDAIATARDYLWREFRIVVELAGAAALAAVQSGVYVPAAGERPVIVLCGANTDLSAL; the protein is encoded by the coding sequence ATGGTTTTCTCCGAGCACAGACCGATCGACCGGATCTATCGATCCGATGTGCGGGCCGCGCGTAGGCGGCTGGCCGGGCTGATTCGCAAGACGCCGGTCTTCCACACGTCCGTCGCGGGCCCAAGTGGTCCGGTGCCGGTCACGCTGAAACTCGAATACCTCCAGTTCGGCGGCACTTTCAAGGTGCGGGGGAGTCTCAACGCCCTGTTGGACGGCGCGGCTGGTACCGACCAGGTGGTCATCGCCTCCGGTGGCAACGCGGGCATCGCCGCCGCCTTGGCCGCCGCGCAGCTCGGAAAGTCGTGCACCGTGGTGGTTCCGGAATCGGCCCCGCACACCAAGGTCGCCGCGATGTGGTCGCACGGCGCCGAAGTGCTTTGGCATGGCACAACTTACGCTGAGGCACTCGACTACGCGAACGAACTCGCCGAAGAACGCGACGCTCTGCAACTGCACGCCTACGACCTGCCCGCCATCGTCGCGGGCGCGGGCGTGCTCGGTTTGGAAATCGAGGAGCAGGTGCGCGGCAGGCCGCCGGTGCTGGCCGCGGTCGGTGGCGGCGGGCTGATCGCCGGTATCGCGGCCGCGATCGGGCGACGTCAGCAGGTGATCGGCGTCGAGCCGGAGGGCATTCCGACCCTGCGCGCCGCGCTCACCGCGAATCGTCCGGTCGAGGTGGCGGTGTCCAGCATCGCGGCGGAAACCTTGGGCGCCACCCGAATCGGCGATATCGCCATGGACATCGCGCGCCGCTACGCGGTGTGTTCGCTGCTGGTGACCGACGACGCGATCGCGACGGCCCGCGACTATCTGTGGCGCGAATTCCGCATCGTCGTCGAGCTGGCCGGTGCCGCCGCCTTGGCCGCGGTGCAGAGCGGCGTCTACGTGCCCGCCGCCGGGGAGCGCCCGGTCATCGTGCTCTGCGGCGCCAATACCGACCTCTCGGCGTTGTAG
- a CDS encoding single-stranded DNA-binding protein — protein MYEANATVIGTIVNIPVKRDLPNGEQVLTFRMASNSRRLDHTTGEWTDNGTLFLTVSCWRRLGAGVDASLRRGDPIIAHGQLRSHEYRSRDGVERRDLEMRASAVGPDLGRCTAQVTRWSEARNTSDRFGAESQVPAGDGLGENVAAASAAPPRTTHPEHADA, from the coding sequence ATGTACGAGGCGAACGCGACCGTGATCGGCACCATTGTGAACATCCCGGTCAAGCGGGATCTGCCGAACGGCGAGCAGGTGCTGACCTTCCGGATGGCGAGCAACTCTCGCCGACTGGACCATACGACCGGGGAGTGGACGGACAACGGGACCTTGTTTCTCACCGTGAGCTGCTGGCGCAGATTGGGGGCAGGCGTGGACGCCTCACTGCGGCGCGGCGACCCGATCATCGCCCACGGCCAGCTGCGTTCGCACGAATACCGCAGCAGGGACGGGGTGGAACGGCGCGACCTGGAGATGCGGGCCAGTGCCGTCGGCCCCGACCTCGGTCGCTGCACCGCCCAGGTGACCCGGTGGTCGGAGGCACGGAATACTTCGGACCGCTTCGGCGCTGAATCTCAGGTGCCGGCCGGCGACGGGCTGGGGGAGAATGTCGCAGCCGCTTCTGCGGCGCCGCCCCGAACGACCCACCCCGAGCACGCCGACGCCTGA
- a CDS encoding DUF4345 family protein, whose translation MSIVSIVLIALVALFFAAMGVYGLLRPSQLVDPLGLLADRADARAEVRAVYGGFGIAVAVVLGLAAADVGDLRFGACIAVAAALGGMAVGRIWSAFDESPSAFFPVWFYLVLEVIMAAMLILAVTLDP comes from the coding sequence ATGTCGATCGTGTCGATCGTGTTGATTGCCTTGGTGGCGTTGTTCTTCGCCGCCATGGGTGTTTACGGGCTGCTGCGGCCCAGCCAACTCGTCGACCCGCTGGGGCTGCTCGCCGACCGGGCGGACGCCAGAGCCGAGGTGCGGGCCGTCTACGGCGGCTTCGGCATCGCCGTCGCGGTGGTCCTCGGGTTGGCCGCCGCCGATGTCGGCGACCTGAGATTCGGGGCCTGCATCGCGGTCGCGGCCGCACTCGGCGGCATGGCGGTCGGCCGGATCTGGTCGGCCTTCGACGAAAGCCCCTCCGCCTTCTTTCCCGTCTGGTTCTACCTGGTGCTCGAGGTGATCATGGCCGCAATGCTGATACTCGCCGTCACGCTCGACCCCTAG